One part of the Vitis riparia cultivar Riparia Gloire de Montpellier isolate 1030 chromosome 8, EGFV_Vit.rip_1.0, whole genome shotgun sequence genome encodes these proteins:
- the LOC117920324 gene encoding cellulose synthase A catalytic subunit 3 [UDP-forming]-like — MEIGGVGPKPSKHTGDQVCQICNDNVGTTVDGEPFIACSVCAFPVCRPCYEYERKDGNQSCPQCKTKYKRHKGSPPIHGEDVEDGDMDDVAKDFKYSSRDQDEKQKIAERSLSWHMSHGQGEDVVPPNYDKEVSLNHIPLLTNGPSVSGELSAASPERLSMTSPEAGLGVKRVCPLPYAAANIRVGDPGREFGSAGFGKVAWKERVDGWKMKQEKNGAPMSVSHAPSEGRGGLAPSEGRGGVDIDASTDVVMDDTLLNDEARQPLSRKVSIPSSRINPYRMVIVLRLIILCIFLHYRITNPVPNAFALWLISVICEIWFAISWILDQFPKWLPVNRETYLDRLALRYDREGEPSQLAAVDIFVSTVDPLKEPPLVTANTVLSILAVDYPVDKVSCYVSDDGSAMLTFEALSETSEFARKWVPFSKKYNIEPRAPEWYFAQKIDYLKDKVQPSFVKDRRAMKREYEEFKIRVNALVAKAQKVPDEGWIMQDGTPWPGNNTRDHPGMIQVFLGHSGGLDTEGNELPRLVYVSREKRPGFQHHKKAGAMNALVRVSAVLTNGPYLLNLDCDHYINNSKALREAMCFLMDPNLGKSVCYVQFPQRFDGIDKSDRYANRNTVFFDINLRGLDGIQGPVYVGTGCVFNRTALYGYEPPVKPKHKKPGLFSSCFGGSQKKSSGSSKKDSSKKKSGKQLDPTVPIFNLEDIEEGLEGAGFDDEKSLLMSQMSLEKRFGQSAVFVASTLMENGGVPQSAAPEILLKEAIHVISCGYEDKTDWGNEIGWIYGSVTEDILTGFKMHARGWRSIYCMPQRPAFKGSAPINLSDRLNQVLRWALGSVEILLSRHCPIWYGYGGRLKWLERFAYVNTTIYPVTAIPLLAYCTLPAVCLLTGKFIIPQISNFASIWFISLFLSIFATGILEMRWSGVGIDEWWRNEQFWVIGGVSAHLFAVCQGLLKVLAGIDTNFTVTSKASDEEGDFAELYMFKWTTLLIPPTTLLIINLVGVVAGISYAINSGYQSWGPLFGKLFFAFWVIIHLYPFLKGLMGRQNRTPTIVVVWSILLASIFSLLWVRIDPFTTRVTGPDVEQCGINC; from the exons ATGGAGATCGGAGGAGTAGGG CCAAAGCCTTCAAAACACACGGGAGATCAGGTTTGTCAAATCTGTAATGACAATGTTGGCACAACTGTAGACGGTGAACCCTTCATTGCTTGCAGCGTTTGTGCATTTCCTGTTTGCCGGCCCTGTTACGAGTATGAGAGAAAAGATGGCAATCAGTCTTGTCCTCAGTGCAAGACTAAATACAAGAGGCATAAAG GGAGTCCTCCGATTCATGGGGAGGATGTGGAAGATGGTGATATGGATGATGTAGCTAAAGATTTTAAGTATTCTTCACGGGATCAAGATGAGAAGCAAAAGATAGCAGAGCGCTCGCTGAGTTGGCATATGAGCCATGGACAAGGAGAGGATGTTGTGCCTCCAAACTATGATAAAGAGGTTTCTCTTAACCATATTCCTTTGCTCACCAACGGACCCTCG gtttCAGGGGAGTTGTCAGCTGCATCTCCTGAGCGTCTATCAATGACGTCTCCTGAAGCTGGGCTTGGGGTAAAGCGTGTATGTCCTCTACCTTATGCAGCAG CTAATATTAGAGTGGGAGATCCAGGGAGAGAGTTTGGATCAGCAGGGTTTGGAAAAGTAGCTTGGAAAGAGCGAGTTGATGGTTGGAAGATGAAGCAGGAAAAGAATGGAGCTCCAATGAGTGTTAGTCATGCACCTTCTGAAGGCAGGGGTGGTCTTGCACCTTCAGAAGGCAGGGGTGGTGTGGATATTGATGCCAGCACTGATGTGGTTATGGATGACACTTTATT AAATGATGAAGCCCGCCAGCCTCTATCAAGGAAGGTTTCTATTCCCTCCTCCAGGATCAATCCTTATAGGATGGTCATAGTTCTGCGACTTATtattctttgcatttttttacaTTACCGTATAACAAATCCAGTTCCCAATGCTTTCGCTTTGTGGTTAATATCTGTGATTTGTGAGATATGGTTTGCAATATCATGGATATTGGATCAGTTCCCAAAATGGCTTCCTGTGAACCGTGAGACATATCTTGACAGGCTGGCTCTGAG GTATGACCGAGAAGGAGAGCCATCTCAGTTGGCTGCTGTTGACATTTTTGTCAGTACTGTTGATCCTCTGAAGGAACCCCCACTTGTTACAGCCAATACTGTCCTTTCTATTCTTGCAGTTGACTACCCAGTCGACAAAGTTTCTTGCTATGTCTCAGATGATGGATCTGCTATGCTGACATTTGAAGCTCTGTCTGAAACTTCAGAGTTTGCAAGGAAATGGGTTCCTTTCAGCAAGAAATATAACATCGAGCCACGAGCTCCGGAATGGTACTTTGCACAGAAGATTGACTATTTAAAGGATAAAGTACAACCATCGTTTGTGAAAGACCGCAGAGCTATGAAG AGAGAATATGAGGAGTTCAAAATTCGTGTCAATGCACTTGTTGCAAAGGCACAGAAGGTTCCCGATGAAGGATGGATAATGCAAGATGGTACACCTTGGCCTGGAAATAACACCAGAGATCATCCAGGAATGATCCAG GTTTTCTTGGGCCATAGTGGAGGACTTGACACTGAAGGTAATGAGCTTCCACGGTTAGTCTACGTCTCTCGTGAGAAGCGGCCTGGATTTCAGCATCACAAGAAGGCTGGTGCCATGAATGCACTT GTTCGTGTATCAGCAGTCCTCACCAATGGGCCCTATTTGCTGAATCTTGACTGTGACCATTATATAAACAACAGCAAGGCTTTGCGGGAGGCTATGTGTTTTCTAATGGATCCAAACCTAGGAAAATCAGTCTGTTATGTTCAATTTCCACAGAGATTTGATGGGATTGATAAAAGTGATCGATATGCCAACCGTAACACTGTTTTCTTTGAC ATAAATCTGAGAGGCTTGGATGGCATCCAAGGCCCTGTATATGTGGGTACAGGATGTGTTTTCAACAGAACAGCCTTGTATGGTTATGAGCCTCCTGTCAAGCCTAAGCATAAGAAACCAGGTCTGTTCTCTTCATGCTTTGGTGGATCACAAAAGAAGAGTTCCGGATCAAGTAAGAAGGATTCCAGTAAGAAGAAATCAGGCAAGCAGTTGGATCCCACAGTGCCAATATTCAATCTAGAAGATATAGAAGAAGGGCTGGAGG GTGCTGGATTTGATGATGAGAAATCACTGCTCATGTCACAAATGAGCCTAGAGAAAAGGTTTGGTCAATCTGCTGTATTTGTTGCTTCAACACTAATGGAAAATGGTGGTGTTCCACAGTCTGCTGCTCCTGAAATCCTCCTCAAAGAAGCTATTCATGTTATTAGCTGTGGATATGAGGACAAAACAGACTGGGGAAATGAA ATAGGGTGGATCTATGGTTCTGTTACAGAGGATATTCTTACTGGATTCAAGATGCATGCCCGAGGATGGCGGTCAATTTATTGCATGCCACAGCGTCCAGCCTTCAAAGGTTCTGCCCCCATTAACCTTTCTGATCGTCTGAATCAAGTGCTTCGATGGGCTTTGGGCTCAGTTGAAATTCTTCTCAGTCGGCATTGCCCCATATGGTATGGTTATGGTGGAAGGCTGAAATGGCTTGAGAGATTTGCTTATGTTAACACCACCATCTACCCTGTCACAGCCATTCCACTTCTTGCATATTGCACGTTGCCAGCTGTCTGTCTACTCACCGGAAAGTTCATTATTCCACAG ATTAGTAACTTCGCCAGCATCTGGTTTATATCCCTCTTTCTTTCCATCTTTGCCACGGGTATATTGGAAATGAGATGGAGTGGCGTGGGGATTGATGAATGGTGGAGAAATGAACAGTTTTGGGTCATTGGAGGTGTTTCTGCTCACCTTTTTGCTGTTTGCCAAGGCCTGCTCAAAGTCCTTGCTGGCATTGATACCAATTTCACTGTCACTTCCAAGGCATCTGACGAAGAGGGGGACTTTGCTGAGCTGTATATGTTCAAATGGACAACTCTCCTCATCCCACCAACCACTCTTCTCATAATCAATTTGGTTGGAGTGGTTGCTGGAATCTCCTATGCCATTAACAGTGGCTACCAGTCTTGGGGTCCTCTCTTTGGCAAGCTATTTTTTGCTTTCTGGGTGATTATTCATCTCTATCCCTTCCTTAAAGGTCTAATGGGACGCCAGAACCGGACTCCTACAATCGTTGTTGTGTGGTCAATTCTCCTTGCTTCTATCTTTTCCTTGTTATGGGTCAGGATTGATCCTTTTACAACCCGTGTGACTGGCCCAGATGTTGAACAGTGTGGAATCAACTGCTAG
- the LOC117920325 gene encoding uncharacterized protein LOC117920325, whose product MVVFKRNVAVRMDEQLPPLVQAPPAVGEPSHSTHRSLETLVVVLAVITIVGVIAGIIARLCGGRHFGGNGENDIEGWVERKCRSCIDGGIPAPPPPPPPPPAEESKPAAEEAKK is encoded by the coding sequence ATGGTTGTGTTTAAGAGGAATGTGGCAGTAAGGATGGATGAACAGCTTCCACCACTAGTACAGGCGCCGCCTGCAGTGGGGGAGCCTAGTCACTCTACACACAGATCACTTGAGACGCTGGTGGTGGTGTTAGCAGTGATCACGATTGTTGGGGTTATTGCAGGGATCATAGCTAGGCTGTGCGGAGGACGGCATTTTGGTGGCAATGGGGAGAATGACATAGAAGGATGGGTAGAAAGGAAATGTAGGAGCTGCATTGATGGTGGTATTCcagcaccaccaccaccaccaccaccaccaccagcagAAGAATCAAAGCCAGCAGCAGAAGAAGCAAAGAAGTGA
- the LOC117920470 gene encoding 40S ribosomal protein S2-3-like has translation MAERGGGGERGGFGRGFGRGGRGDRGRGGRRRSAGRREEEEKWVPVTKLGRLVKDGKIRTVEEIYLHSLPIKEHQIIDTLVGPSLKDEVMKIMPVQKQTRAGQRTRFKAFVVVGDGNGHVGLGVKCSKEVATAIRGAIILAKLSVIPVRRGYWGNKIGKPHTVPCKVTGKCGSVTVRMVPAPRGAGIVAARVPKKVLQFAGIEDVFTSSRGSTKTLGNFVKATFDCLQKTYAYLTPDFWRETRYTKSPFQEHTDLLAKPTKAIYQDDVERVEA, from the exons ATGGCCGagagaggtggtggtggtgaacGTGGTGGTTTTGGACGTGGTTTCGGCCGTGGTGGCCGCGGAGATCGTGGGAGAGGTGGAAGGCGCCGCTCTGCCGGACGCcgagaggaggaggagaagtGGGTTCCCGTTACCAAACTCGGTCGCCTGGTGAAGGACGGTAAGATCCGAACTGTTGAGGAGATCTACCTCCATTCTCTtccaatcaaagagcaccaaaTCATCGACACTCTTGTCGGCCCAAGCCTCAAGGACGAGGTCATGAAGATCATGCCGGTTCAGAAGCAGACCCGGGCTGGTCAGAGGACCCGGTTCAAGGCATTTGTTGTCGTCGGCGATGGAAACGGCCACGTGGGTCTCGGAGTCAAGTGCAGCAAAGAGGTGGCCACTGCGATTCGTGGTGCGATCATTTTGGCCAAGCTGTCGGTGATCCCTGTAAGGAGAGGGTACTGGGGGAACAAGATTGGAAAGCCTCATACTGTGCCGTGCAAGGTTACCGGGAAGTGTGGTTCGGTTACGGTGCGGATGGTGCCGGCTCCTCGTGGTGCTGGTATTGTGGCCGCTAGGGTTCCAAAAAAGGTTTTGCAGTTTGCTGGAATCGAGGACGTGTTCACTTCTTCCAGGGGTTCAACCAAAACCCTCGGAAATTTCGTCAAG GCTACCTTCGATTGTCTGCAGAAGACTTATGCGTACCTCACACCTGACTTCTGGAGGGAGACTCGGTACACAAAATCTCCATTCCAAGAGCACACAGATCTTTTGGCAAAGCCCACCAAGGCGATTTATCAGGATGATGTTGAAAGGGTTGAGGCTTGA
- the LOC117921302 gene encoding zinc finger AN1 and C2H2 domain-containing stress-associated protein 16-like, giving the protein MGTPEFPDLGKHCTVDDCKQIDFLPFTCDRCHQIFCLEHRSYIKHHCPNADRKDVTVVICPLCAKGVRLIPDEDPNITWETHVNTECDPSNYEKATKKKKCPVSGCREILTFSNTLKCRDCTIDHCLKHRFGPDHKCPGPKKPEAAFPFIGLLNRSKKEDSKPSRAPTSSSKWATSFLNVASNVRASAEAGMTKLTSEFSQAWQTTRDGVGQSSGSSSGSRVRQVEECPQCHAKFSSVTSLVEHVEKVHEKSSNRAAVRKVTIDVCPKCSRGFRDPVSLVEHVERDHGGTSKA; this is encoded by the exons ATGGGCACGCCTGAATTCCCAGATCTAGGAAAGCACTGCACCGTCGACGATTGCAAGCAAATCGATTTCTTACCCTTTACCTGCGATCGCTGCCACCag ATATTCTGTTTGGAGCATCGAAGCTACATTAAACATCACTGCCCAAACGCTGATAGAAAAGACGTCACTGTTGTCATCTGCCCACTCTGTGCTAAAGGAGTTCGACTTATTCCAGATGAAGATCCAAACATCACGTGGGAGACACATGTTAACACTGAGTGTGATCCATCAAACTATGAGAAAgccacaaaaaagaaaaaatgccCTGTCTCTGGCTGCAGGGAGATTCTAACATTCTCTAATACACTTAAGTGCCGAGACTGCACAATAGACCATTGCTTGAAGCACCGGTTTGGACCTGATCACAAATGCCCTGGACCCAAGAAGCCCGAGGCTGCATTCCCATTTATAGGTCTTTTAAATAGGAGTAAAAAGGAAGACTCAAAACCCAGCCGTGCTCCAACATCTTCATCTAAATGGGCTACAAGCTTTCTCAATGTAGCTTCAAATGTTCGAGCCTCTGCTGAGGCAGGAATGACAAAGTTGACTAGCGAATTCAGCCAAGCATGGCAGACGACAAGGGATGGAGTGGGACAGAGCAGCGGCAGCAGCAGTGGGAGCAGAGTCAGGCAAGTGGAGGAGTGCCCCCAGTGTCATGCAAAGTTTTCCTCAGTTACATCTCTGGTTGAGCATGTGGAGAAGGTCCATGAAAAAAGTTCCAACCGAGCTGCTGTAAGGAAGGTGACAATTGATGTATGCCCAAAATGTAGTAGAGGATTTCGTGATCCAGTGTCCCTTGTTGAACATGTGGAGAGGGACCATGGTGGTACTTCAAAAGCTTAG